Proteins from a single region of Candidatus Krumholzibacteriia bacterium:
- a CDS encoding molybdopterin-dependent oxidoreductase — protein MGGRGPRVEAFAKVSGRATYTDDLHLPGMLAGKLKRSTIAHGTIQHIDTSRARALPGVHAVLTGADLPVRYGILPVHQDETALAVERVRYVGEPVAAVCADTEAIAQRALELIDVSYRPLPHMLSVEEAFAAPERLHESEKFTGNAHRVVALQFGDVDAALAQSEYTREDMFYYAGSTHLPMETHSTLADFADGRVTLHVSHQAPYYLQQILPRVLDIPPWALRVVVPYVGGGFGGKLDPFPDTICAAKFAMMTGRPVKITLTREEVFYNHRGRHPSLMWIRTGIRDGRIAAVHFKAFLDGGAYGSFGTAAAYYHGALQPTTYRFGTYKAEVVRFYTNKPPCGPKRGHGTPQPRFALECHLDRVAEDLGLPADALRRQNLIAPHSTTVNHLRVTSCALDECLRRVVDASGYAAKHGALPFGEGIGIAVGCYISGAALPIYWNEMPHSEVVVKADRSGKISAYSGHTEIGQGADTVLAWIVAEVLGIAPREVSLVLRDSDAVPPDLGSYSSRVTMMMGNAARQAAERLRDALAEAAARALEAEAGELGFAERRVFVKSDPSRSISLEEAIKHAETAQGMLSFTGSYTPRPQYGDFKGAGVGPSPAYSYTACAIQVRVDTDTGRVYPVKVWIAHDIGKCISRVNVEGQVEGGVYMGLGEALMEEMAFTREGLLRNAGLLDYKTPTMMETPEIETFLIEDGDAEGPFGAKEVGQGPLLPVPPALVNAVYDAIGVRFDEIPVTPDKVLRALERKSQRVGPRSVIDFPFPEPVRVEVPEHAENRTV, from the coding sequence GTGGGTGGACGCGGGCCGCGCGTCGAGGCATTCGCCAAGGTTTCCGGCCGCGCCACGTACACGGACGACCTGCACCTGCCGGGCATGCTGGCCGGCAAGCTCAAGCGCAGCACCATCGCGCACGGCACCATCCAGCACATCGACACCAGCCGCGCGCGCGCGCTGCCGGGCGTGCACGCCGTCCTGACCGGCGCCGACCTCCCGGTGCGCTACGGCATCCTGCCCGTGCATCAGGACGAAACCGCGCTCGCGGTGGAGCGCGTGCGCTACGTGGGCGAACCGGTGGCCGCCGTATGCGCCGACACCGAGGCCATCGCGCAGCGCGCGCTGGAACTGATCGACGTTTCCTACCGCCCGCTGCCGCACATGCTCTCGGTGGAAGAGGCGTTCGCCGCGCCGGAACGCCTGCACGAGTCGGAGAAGTTCACCGGCAATGCGCACCGTGTGGTGGCGCTGCAGTTCGGCGACGTCGACGCCGCACTGGCGCAGAGCGAGTACACGCGCGAGGACATGTTCTACTACGCGGGCAGCACCCACCTGCCCATGGAGACGCATTCGACGCTCGCCGACTTCGCCGACGGCCGCGTGACGCTGCACGTTTCCCACCAGGCGCCCTACTACCTGCAGCAGATTCTCCCGCGGGTACTGGACATCCCGCCCTGGGCGCTGCGGGTGGTGGTGCCGTACGTGGGCGGCGGCTTCGGCGGCAAGCTGGATCCCTTCCCCGACACCATCTGCGCGGCGAAGTTCGCCATGATGACCGGGCGTCCGGTCAAGATCACGCTCACGCGCGAAGAGGTGTTCTACAACCACCGCGGCCGCCATCCGTCCCTCATGTGGATCCGCACCGGTATCCGCGACGGGCGCATCGCGGCGGTGCACTTCAAGGCGTTCCTGGATGGTGGCGCCTACGGCAGTTTCGGCACGGCGGCCGCGTACTACCACGGCGCGCTGCAGCCCACCACCTACCGCTTCGGCACCTACAAGGCCGAGGTGGTGCGCTTCTACACCAACAAGCCGCCCTGCGGCCCCAAGCGCGGGCATGGAACACCGCAACCGCGTTTTGCGCTGGAGTGCCACCTGGACCGCGTGGCCGAGGACCTCGGCTTGCCGGCTGACGCGTTGCGCCGCCAGAACCTGATTGCGCCACACTCCACCACGGTCAACCACCTGCGTGTCACGTCGTGCGCGCTCGACGAGTGCCTGCGTCGGGTGGTCGACGCGTCCGGCTACGCCGCGAAGCACGGCGCCCTGCCCTTCGGCGAGGGCATCGGGATCGCGGTGGGCTGTTACATCTCCGGCGCGGCACTGCCCATTTACTGGAACGAGATGCCCCACTCCGAGGTGGTGGTCAAGGCGGACCGCTCCGGCAAGATCTCCGCATACTCGGGCCACACCGAGATCGGCCAGGGCGCGGACACGGTGCTGGCGTGGATCGTGGCCGAGGTGCTCGGCATCGCGCCGCGCGAAGTCAGCCTGGTTCTGCGCGACAGCGACGCGGTCCCGCCCGACCTGGGCAGCTACTCCAGCCGTGTCACCATGATGATGGGCAACGCCGCGCGCCAGGCGGCGGAGCGGCTGCGCGACGCGCTGGCGGAAGCCGCGGCGCGCGCCCTCGAAGCGGAAGCGGGCGAACTGGGCTTCGCGGAGCGGCGTGTGTTCGTGAAGTCCGATCCGTCGCGATCGATCAGCCTGGAGGAGGCCATCAAGCACGCGGAGACCGCGCAGGGCATGCTCTCCTTCACCGGCAGCTACACGCCGCGGCCGCAGTACGGCGACTTCAAGGGTGCGGGCGTGGGACCGTCGCCCGCGTACAGCTACACCGCCTGCGCCATCCAGGTTCGCGTCGATACCGACACCGGGCGCGTGTACCCGGTGAAGGTGTGGATCGCGCACGACATCGGGAAATGTATCAGCCGCGTCAACGTGGAGGGACAGGTGGAGGGCGGCGTGTACATGGGACTGGGCGAGGCGCTCATGGAGGAGATGGCGTTCACGCGCGAGGGGCTCCTGCGCAACGCGGGGCTCTTGGACTACAAGACGCCCACCATGATGGAAACGCCGGAGATCGAGACCTTCCTTATAGAGGATGGCGACGCGGAAGGGCCCTTCGGGGCCAAGGAGGTTGGGCAGGGTCCGCTGCTGCCGGTGCCGCCCGCACTGGTGAACGCGGTGTACGACGCCATCGGCGTGCGCTTCGACGAGATCCCGGTGACACCCGACAAGGTGCTGCGCGCGCTGGAGCGCAAGTCGCAGCGGGTGGGCCCGCGCAGCGTGATCGATTTCCCCTTCCCTGAACCGGTCCGGGTGGAGGTTCCGGAGCATGCTGAGAATCGAACCGTTTGA
- a CDS encoding (2Fe-2S)-binding protein, whose amino-acid sequence MKRTVTVTVNGTPREILVPAERTLLEVLREDLRLTGTKFGCEQGECGACTVLLDDAPALSCLTLARLCDGKSVTTVEGLDGPHAEVLREAFAEAGASQCGYCTPGMAVMFHHLLGRRAAGETIDPRRELSGNICRCTGFTKILEAYERSARIAEENGA is encoded by the coding sequence ATGAAACGGACCGTCACCGTCACCGTGAACGGCACGCCGCGCGAGATCCTCGTGCCGGCGGAGCGCACGCTGCTCGAGGTGCTGCGGGAGGACCTGCGCCTCACCGGCACCAAGTTCGGCTGCGAGCAGGGCGAGTGCGGCGCGTGCACCGTTTTGCTGGATGATGCTCCCGCTCTCTCCTGCCTCACGCTCGCCCGGTTGTGCGATGGCAAATCGGTCACCACGGTGGAAGGGCTGGACGGTCCGCACGCGGAGGTGCTGCGCGAGGCATTCGCCGAAGCCGGGGCATCGCAGTGCGGCTACTGCACACCCGGCATGGCGGTCATGTTCCACCACCTCCTCGGCCGGCGCGCCGCCGGCGAGACCATCGATCCGCGGCGCGAACTGTCCGGCAACATCTGCCGGTGCACCGGGTTCACCAAGATCCTCGAGGCCTATGAGCGAAGCGCACGAATCGCGGAAGAAAACGGCGCATAG
- a CDS encoding LeuA family protein has protein sequence MDDRNLIYDWNERDAPAQPRRIVDLDDETLRDGLQSASVSDPPIEAKLALVHLMVSLGIRSADIGLPGAGKPTFESALAIAREIATHHLPINANCAARTVVADIEPIATVSQMAGIPVEASLFIGSSPVRRLVEKWEVDHMVRMVEKAVRFAVDHDLPVMFVTEDTTRADPAVLRALYLAAIGCGARRICLADTVGHATPEGTRSLVRWARELVRESGEDVKIDWHGHNDRGLALINALVALETGVDRAHGTALGTGERSGNTPMELLLINLRMLGVIDNDLSRLSEYCELVSRTYCIPMAYNHPVVGADAFRTSTGVHASAVLKATRIGKGWLADRVYSSVPAAWVGRSQVIEIGPMSGSSNVIHWLETRGYPARPDAVSAILDAAKQSPRLLSEEEILGILQGCPH, from the coding sequence ATGGACGACCGCAATCTGATCTACGACTGGAACGAGCGAGACGCCCCGGCGCAGCCGCGCCGGATTGTCGACCTCGACGACGAGACTCTGCGCGACGGCCTGCAATCGGCCTCCGTGTCCGACCCCCCCATCGAGGCCAAACTCGCCCTGGTCCACCTCATGGTGAGCCTCGGCATCCGCTCCGCGGACATCGGCCTGCCCGGAGCGGGCAAGCCCACCTTCGAGTCCGCGCTGGCCATCGCCCGCGAGATCGCCACCCACCACCTGCCCATCAACGCCAACTGCGCGGCGCGCACGGTGGTGGCCGACATCGAACCCATCGCCACCGTCTCACAGATGGCCGGCATCCCCGTCGAGGCCTCGCTCTTCATCGGGTCCAGCCCGGTGCGGCGCCTGGTGGAGAAATGGGAGGTCGACCACATGGTGCGCATGGTCGAGAAGGCGGTGCGCTTCGCAGTGGACCACGATCTGCCGGTGATGTTCGTCACCGAGGACACCACGCGCGCGGACCCCGCGGTGCTGCGCGCGCTCTACCTGGCCGCCATCGGGTGCGGCGCGCGGCGCATCTGCCTGGCCGACACGGTGGGGCACGCCACGCCCGAAGGCACCCGCTCCCTGGTGCGCTGGGCGCGCGAGCTGGTGCGCGAGAGCGGAGAGGACGTGAAGATCGACTGGCACGGGCACAACGACCGCGGCCTCGCACTCATCAATGCCCTGGTCGCGCTGGAGACGGGCGTCGACCGCGCGCACGGAACCGCCCTGGGCACCGGCGAACGCAGCGGCAACACCCCCATGGAACTGCTCCTCATCAACCTGCGCATGCTGGGCGTGATCGACAACGACTTGAGCCGGCTGTCCGAGTACTGCGAACTGGTGTCGCGCACATACTGCATCCCCATGGCGTACAATCACCCGGTGGTCGGCGCGGACGCGTTCCGCACCAGCACCGGCGTGCACGCCTCGGCGGTGCTCAAGGCCACGCGCATCGGGAAGGGCTGGCTGGCCGACCGGGTGTACTCCAGCGTTCCCGCCGCCTGGGTGGGCCGCAGCCAGGTGATCGAAATCGGCCCCATGAGCGGGTCCTCCAACGTTATCCACTGGCTGGAGACGCGCGGCTACCCGGCGCGGCCCGACGCGGTGAGCGCCATCCTCGATGCGGCCAAACAGTCGCCGCGGCTCTTGTCCGAAGAGGAGATACTGGGCATACTGCAGGGGTGCCCGCACTGA
- the moaA gene encoding GTP 3',8-cyclase MoaA, which yields MEQQDRQGGCLQDGHGRRVTTLRVSLTDRCNFRCTYCMPPGGLDALPGGDFLSVTDLARVVRLTASLGVSRYRLTGGEPLVRRDILDVVRALRPIDGVEQLSMTTNGSRLAELAAPLHRAGLDRINVSLDSLEAARFLRVTGSKTYARVRAGIDAAIDAGFPVKINVVVLRDMPDEEIIAFARLAGSGRVEVRFLEFMPLCGGGWEKDTVYPIPDVQALVEKHFALRELPRHDAPARAFEMIDGGGRVGFIAPLSDPFCNACGRIRLTADGRLRPCLFSDYAVDLGSLLRAGESDATLREALLTAVRNKPRGSAFNDVPLARMDAAGLAGAGGPPIRSIGG from the coding sequence ATGGAACAACAGGATCGGCAGGGTGGGTGCTTGCAGGACGGGCACGGGCGGCGGGTGACCACGCTGCGGGTCTCGCTGACCGACCGCTGCAACTTCCGCTGCACCTACTGCATGCCCCCCGGGGGGCTGGACGCCCTGCCAGGCGGCGACTTCCTGTCCGTGACCGACCTCGCGCGCGTGGTGCGGCTGACCGCATCACTCGGCGTCTCGCGCTACCGCCTCACGGGCGGGGAACCCCTGGTGCGGCGTGACATCCTCGACGTCGTGCGCGCGCTGCGCCCCATCGACGGGGTGGAGCAGCTCTCCATGACCACGAACGGCAGCCGGCTGGCCGAGCTGGCGGCGCCGCTGCACCGGGCGGGTCTGGACCGGATCAACGTGAGCCTCGACAGCCTCGAGGCGGCGCGCTTCCTGCGCGTGACCGGTTCGAAGACCTACGCGCGCGTGCGCGCGGGCATCGACGCCGCCATCGACGCGGGCTTCCCGGTGAAGATCAACGTGGTGGTGCTGCGCGACATGCCCGACGAGGAGATCATCGCCTTTGCAAGGCTGGCCGGCAGTGGCCGGGTGGAGGTTCGTTTCCTCGAGTTCATGCCGTTGTGCGGCGGCGGGTGGGAGAAGGACACGGTGTATCCCATTCCGGATGTGCAGGCGCTGGTGGAGAAGCACTTCGCGCTGCGCGAACTGCCGCGCCACGACGCGCCGGCGCGCGCCTTCGAGATGATCGACGGCGGCGGGCGCGTGGGGTTCATCGCGCCGCTGTCGGATCCGTTCTGCAATGCCTGCGGGCGCATACGCCTGACCGCCGACGGGCGCCTGCGCCCCTGCCTGTTTTCCGACTACGCGGTGGACCTGGGTTCGCTGCTGCGCGCGGGGGAGAGCGACGCGACCCTTCGCGAGGCGCTCCTCACCGCGGTGCGCAACAAGCCGCGCGGCAGCGCCTTCAACGACGTGCCGCTGGCGCGCATGGACGCCGCGGGGCTCGCGGGTGCCGGCGGGCCGCCCATTCGTTCCATCGGAGGCTGA
- the moaCB gene encoding bifunctional molybdenum cofactor biosynthesis protein MoaC/MoaB has protein sequence MRRITHKTTTLRRAVARGSVRASRETIDRLRENRTSKPDILVVARVAAMSAVKKTADLIPYCHPVPIDAVDVVLEAKGDTVDITVTVEAVARTGVEMEALTAVSVAALTIYDMLKPDDRELVIERIHLETKTGGRSDRSRSVPSALKAVVVVASDGVSRGEREDRSGAVAVERLAALGVTAGLEVVPDDAARITELLKALVAREVDLVVTTGGTGLGPRDVTAEATRAVIERELPGIAEAIRAHGQARTPRAMLSRGIAGVCARTLIVNLPGSPSGVADSLDALLPDLLHAFAVMRGEGHPPA, from the coding sequence ATGCGGCGCATCACCCACAAGACCACCACCCTGCGGCGCGCGGTTGCGCGCGGCAGCGTGCGTGCGTCGCGAGAGACCATCGATCGGCTGCGCGAGAATCGAACCTCCAAGCCGGACATCCTGGTGGTGGCGCGCGTGGCGGCCATGTCCGCGGTCAAGAAGACCGCCGATCTCATTCCGTACTGCCATCCCGTGCCCATCGATGCGGTCGACGTTGTACTCGAGGCAAAGGGAGATACCGTGGACATCACGGTCACGGTTGAGGCGGTGGCGCGAACCGGCGTGGAGATGGAAGCACTCACCGCGGTGTCGGTGGCCGCACTCACCATCTACGACATGCTCAAGCCCGACGACCGCGAACTGGTGATCGAGCGCATCCACCTGGAGACCAAGACCGGCGGCCGCTCCGATCGCTCGCGCAGTGTGCCGTCCGCGCTGAAGGCGGTGGTGGTGGTGGCGTCGGACGGTGTGTCGCGCGGCGAGCGCGAGGATCGTTCGGGGGCGGTGGCGGTGGAACGCCTCGCCGCACTCGGTGTCACGGCCGGGCTGGAGGTGGTGCCGGACGATGCCGCGCGCATCACCGAATTGTTGAAGGCGCTGGTGGCACGCGAGGTCGACCTGGTGGTCACCACCGGCGGCACCGGCCTGGGCCCGCGCGACGTGACCGCGGAGGCGACGCGTGCGGTGATCGAGCGCGAGCTGCCCGGCATCGCGGAAGCCATCCGCGCCCACGGCCAGGCGCGCACGCCGCGCGCCATGCTCTCGCGCGGCATCGCGGGGGTATGCGCGCGCACCCTGATCGTCAACCTGCCCGGTTCTCCGTCCGGTGTCGCGGATTCGCTCGACGCACTCCTGCCCGATCTCCTCCACGCCTTCGCGGTGATGCGCGGAGAGGGACACCCGCCCGCGTGA
- a CDS encoding sulfite exporter TauE/SafE family protein encodes METIPLWVPVVFFAIAVVYAMVGLGGGSAYVAALAVMGFPYAAIPQVGLACNVLVTAGGVWHFRRAGHVSWRACLPFVVASIPAAYLGGRIPIGPRPFALILGLALLAAGVRMLATPAARELRRMSAARAWALGVPVGAALGLVAGLVGIGGGVFLASVLVLARWTDARGAAGMVAVFTFANSVAGLAGQVNKGLLIGVAVVPLLLAAVIGGQIGSRLGARGLPVLRLRQVLSLLLIAVALRTLWGAWQA; translated from the coding sequence ATGGAAACCATCCCCCTGTGGGTGCCGGTGGTGTTCTTTGCCATCGCGGTCGTGTACGCGATGGTCGGCCTTGGCGGCGGCTCGGCGTACGTGGCCGCACTCGCCGTGATGGGGTTTCCGTACGCCGCCATTCCACAGGTGGGTCTCGCCTGCAACGTGCTGGTCACCGCCGGGGGCGTGTGGCACTTCCGGCGCGCGGGCCACGTGTCGTGGCGGGCGTGCCTGCCGTTTGTGGTCGCGTCCATTCCCGCCGCGTACCTCGGCGGCCGCATCCCCATCGGGCCGCGCCCCTTCGCGCTCATCCTGGGCCTCGCGCTGCTCGCCGCCGGCGTGCGCATGCTGGCCACACCCGCGGCGCGCGAACTGCGCCGCATGAGCGCGGCGCGCGCGTGGGCGCTGGGGGTTCCGGTGGGTGCCGCACTGGGGCTGGTGGCCGGGCTGGTGGGCATCGGGGGCGGGGTGTTTCTCGCCAGCGTGCTGGTGCTGGCGCGCTGGACCGACGCGCGCGGTGCGGCCGGGATGGTGGCGGTGTTCACGTTTGCCAACTCCGTGGCGGGGCTGGCCGGGCAGGTCAACAAGGGGCTTCTTATCGGTGTCGCGGTGGTACCGCTGCTCCTCGCCGCGGTCATCGGCGGGCAGATTGGTTCGCGGCTGGGCGCACGCGGGCTGCCGGTGCTGCGCCTGCGCCAGGTGCTCTCGCTGCTCCTGATTGCGGTGGCGTTGCGCACGCTGTGGGGCGCGTGGCAGGCATGA
- a CDS encoding molybdopterin molybdotransferase MoeA: MITPRTAQRRVLAACKALVAQRVALEDALGLVLAEDVRSRIALPPFDNSQMDGYAVRARDCARATAARPVLLRIAGAIHAGGPRPRALSAGETMAVATGGAMPRGADAVLPIEVVGVAGRNLVVRTAVARGKFVRYKGEEIGLGSLILQRGGVIHAGAVGSLAAIGCSHVRVVRAPRVTVITTGDEVIAPGRALAHGQVYDSSLPMLAALLRQAGIEPERVRRVRDSARAIESAIGDALAHSDVVITVGGVSVGPRDFVRGALPTLGVREVFWGVSQQPGRPLYFGMRGRRMVFGLPGNPASAFVCFCMHVLPALRALAGHARPVPALQRKVLMNAATANPRRWRLLRARVPDGAPSKVQVFARQGSHMSTPLGHATHLVILPPAKKGSKRNQVAAGTRVQCLPLSHAGG, from the coding sequence ATGATCACCCCGCGCACCGCACAACGCCGGGTGCTTGCGGCGTGCAAAGCGCTGGTGGCGCAGCGCGTCGCGCTGGAAGACGCACTCGGTCTCGTCCTCGCCGAAGACGTGCGCTCGCGCATTGCGCTGCCACCCTTCGACAACTCGCAGATGGACGGCTACGCGGTGCGCGCGCGCGATTGCGCGCGCGCCACCGCGGCGCGCCCGGTGTTGCTGCGCATCGCGGGCGCCATTCACGCCGGCGGGCCCCGCCCGCGCGCGCTGAGCGCGGGAGAGACGATGGCGGTGGCCACCGGAGGCGCAATGCCGCGGGGCGCCGACGCCGTGCTGCCCATCGAGGTGGTCGGCGTGGCGGGGCGCAATCTTGTGGTGCGGACCGCGGTGGCGCGCGGCAAGTTCGTGCGCTACAAGGGAGAAGAGATAGGCCTTGGTTCACTCATTCTGCAACGTGGCGGCGTGATCCACGCGGGCGCGGTGGGGAGCCTGGCCGCAATCGGATGCAGCCACGTGCGCGTGGTGCGTGCGCCGCGCGTGACCGTCATAACCACCGGCGATGAGGTGATCGCGCCCGGGCGCGCGCTCGCGCACGGACAGGTCTACGACAGCAGTCTGCCGATGCTGGCGGCACTCCTGCGCCAGGCGGGCATCGAGCCGGAACGCGTGCGCCGCGTACGCGACAGCGCGCGCGCCATCGAAAGCGCCATTGGTGACGCGCTGGCGCACAGCGACGTGGTGATCACGGTGGGTGGCGTGTCGGTGGGTCCGCGCGACTTCGTGCGCGGGGCACTGCCGACGCTGGGTGTGCGCGAGGTCTTCTGGGGCGTGAGCCAGCAACCCGGCCGGCCGCTCTACTTTGGAATGCGCGGCCGCCGCATGGTGTTCGGTCTGCCCGGCAATCCGGCCAGCGCCTTCGTGTGCTTCTGCATGCACGTGCTGCCGGCGCTGCGCGCGCTCGCTGGACACGCGCGGCCCGTCCCCGCCCTGCAACGCAAGGTCCTTATGAACGCGGCCACCGCAAACCCCCGTCGCTGGCGCCTGCTGCGCGCGCGCGTGCCCGACGGCGCGCCGTCCAAGGTGCAGGTCTTTGCCCGCCAGGGCTCACACATGTCGACACCGTTGGGGCACGCGACACACCTGGTGATCCTGCCGCCGGCGAAGAAGGGTTCGAAGAGAAACCAGGTGGCGGCGGGAACACGGGTGCAATGTCTCCCGCTCTCGCACGCCGGGGGATGA
- a CDS encoding MoaD/ThiS family protein, producing the protein MTIELLLFASLREACGTDRSLVDADDDANVAQIAAGFFAARGVDAATLPPYRFAVNESFVSADHVPGEGDRVAVLAPFAGG; encoded by the coding sequence ATGACCATCGAACTGCTCCTGTTTGCCAGCCTGCGCGAGGCGTGCGGAACCGATCGCAGCCTGGTCGATGCCGATGACGACGCAAACGTGGCGCAGATTGCCGCCGGGTTCTTCGCGGCGCGCGGCGTGGACGCCGCGACACTCCCGCCATACCGCTTCGCGGTGAACGAATCCTTTGTTTCCGCCGACCACGTGCCCGGCGAGGGCGACCGCGTGGCGGTGCTGGCGCCGTTCGCCGGGGGATGA
- a CDS encoding molybdenum cofactor biosynthesis protein MoaE yields the protein MTQHPKRFVVRMVDTPIGDDPAAGIADDTCGAVALFRGVVRADNQGRAVEAIEYECYREMAEREMLAVLRAAAARHDLHAARVVHRTGLVRAGESSVLVAVAAAHRAQAFDALRDIVEALKRRAPIWKKEFYAGGESRWL from the coding sequence GTGACGCAGCACCCGAAACGATTCGTCGTTCGCATGGTCGACACGCCCATCGGAGACGATCCCGCCGCGGGCATCGCGGACGACACCTGTGGCGCGGTGGCGCTCTTCCGGGGTGTGGTGCGCGCGGACAACCAGGGCCGCGCCGTCGAGGCGATCGAGTACGAGTGCTACCGGGAAATGGCGGAGCGCGAGATGCTGGCCGTGTTGCGCGCCGCTGCCGCGCGGCACGACCTGCACGCCGCCCGCGTGGTGCACCGCACCGGGCTGGTGCGCGCGGGGGAGAGTTCGGTGCTGGTGGCGGTGGCGGCGGCCCACCGCGCGCAGGCCTTCGACGCACTGCGCGACATCGTCGAGGCGCTCAAGCGCCGCGCGCCCATCTGGAAGAAGGAGTTCTACGCCGGCGGCGAGTCGCGCTGGCTGTAG
- a CDS encoding cohesin domain-containing protein, with translation MRIAILVLSAVLTLAAGPARAVTLDIGNGAGTVGDTVLVAITTTDLTGQGVYSYELAVTWNGAQATAIGAPVAGTVTSAWGAVTANPTPGRIEVAAAGATPLAGAGNLLYLQFVLGPGSGTVTLTFSECYFNEGSPTATLVNGQLSITALPVVNISPNSGIVLVGETLAFGASGGTAPYTFTTSNPAIATFGGTSTLTGVSPGSVTATATDQNGISKTTSGVVQVRALRLTVGAGAGAPGDTVLVPVSITNPVPYAIKSAEFEVTYNETYLTATGASQVGTIAAAAGWAAPTAGISSGTIQVALAGANNLAGPGVLTYLKFVIDPIGFSTSSPLSAVSGLFNESYPSINVNGTVSVTVLSTITVSPNTATIVKDDQLQFNISGVTTPPVTWGVTNPVVASIDATGKLTAKASGVTQVHATDNLGRTDITDIITVCDLYLNAPSQSVFYTQPTAVAIQPDRSLTGLGIYGYELTLSFDPAKVFVVGVSTAGTATASWGTPVYNASIPGKVVVVHAGSSPLSGVLPLVKVLFQSLVATNGSQTTLTISKILFNEGHPCALVGAGFLVVTGVGDTPPAPLFLEQNIPNPFNPRTSILYRVRDDGGATLRIYAMNGSLVRTLADGGQRAGVFNRVEWDGTDDSGQRVASGVYFYRLESAGEVLTRKMVLLK, from the coding sequence ATGCGGATCGCAATACTGGTTCTGAGCGCGGTGCTGACGCTGGCCGCCGGGCCCGCCCGCGCCGTCACCCTGGACATCGGCAACGGGGCCGGCACGGTGGGAGACACCGTGCTGGTCGCCATCACCACCACTGACCTCACCGGCCAGGGTGTGTACTCGTACGAACTCGCGGTCACGTGGAATGGCGCGCAGGCCACCGCCATCGGTGCGCCGGTGGCCGGCACCGTGACCAGCGCGTGGGGAGCGGTCACCGCGAACCCCACGCCGGGAAGGATCGAGGTGGCGGCGGCGGGCGCCACGCCGCTTGCGGGGGCGGGCAACCTGCTCTACCTCCAGTTCGTACTCGGGCCCGGCTCTGGCACGGTGACGCTCACCTTCAGCGAGTGCTATTTCAATGAAGGCTCACCCACCGCCACGCTCGTCAACGGGCAACTCAGCATCACGGCGCTGCCGGTGGTGAACATCTCGCCCAATAGCGGTATCGTGCTGGTGGGCGAGACGCTGGCGTTTGGCGCAAGCGGTGGAACCGCGCCGTACACCTTCACCACCTCCAACCCCGCCATCGCGACCTTCGGGGGTACGTCCACGCTCACTGGCGTGTCACCGGGTTCGGTGACCGCAACCGCAACCGACCAGAACGGTATCAGCAAGACAACGAGCGGGGTCGTGCAGGTGCGGGCGCTGCGGCTCACGGTGGGAGCGGGGGCCGGGGCGCCGGGGGATACCGTGCTGGTTCCGGTGAGCATCACCAACCCGGTTCCCTACGCCATCAAGTCCGCCGAGTTCGAGGTGACGTATAATGAGACCTACCTCACCGCAACCGGCGCTTCCCAGGTGGGAACCATCGCGGCGGCCGCGGGCTGGGCAGCACCCACCGCGGGCATTTCGTCCGGCACCATCCAGGTGGCGCTGGCGGGGGCGAACAACCTGGCCGGGCCGGGGGTACTCACCTACCTCAAGTTCGTCATCGACCCCATCGGCTTCAGCACCAGTTCCCCGCTGTCCGCCGTCAGCGGGCTGTTCAACGAGAGCTACCCGTCGATCAACGTCAACGGAACCGTGTCGGTGACCGTACTCTCGACCATTACCGTGTCTCCCAACACGGCCACCATCGTGAAGGACGACCAGTTGCAGTTCAACATCTCCGGCGTCACCACACCGCCGGTGACGTGGGGTGTCACCAACCCGGTGGTGGCCAGCATCGATGCCACGGGCAAGCTCACCGCCAAGGCGTCGGGCGTCACGCAGGTGCACGCGACCGACAACCTCGGACGCACGGACATCACCGACATCATCACCGTCTGCGACCTGTACCTGAACGCGCCTTCGCAGTCCGTCTTCTACACCCAGCCCACGGCGGTGGCGATACAGCCGGACCGCAGCCTCACCGGCCTGGGAATCTATGGATACGAACTCACCCTCTCCTTCGACCCGGCCAAGGTCTTCGTCGTCGGGGTCTCCACCGCCGGCACCGCCACCGCGTCGTGGGGAACCCCGGTTTACAACGCATCCATACCGGGCAAGGTAGTCGTGGTGCACGCCGGGTCGTCGCCGCTTTCCGGCGTTCTGCCGCTGGTCAAGGTGCTCTTCCAGTCGCTCGTCGCAACCAACGGCTCGCAGACCACACTCACCATCAGCAAGATCCTGTTCAACGAGGGCCATCCCTGCGCGCTCGTGGGCGCGGGTTTCCTGGTGGTGACCGGCGTGGGTGACACGCCACCAGCGCCGCTCTTCCTCGAGCAAAACATCCCCAACCCCTTCAACCCGCGCACCAGCATCCTCTACCGGGTGCGTGACGACGGCGGGGCGACGTTGCGCATCTATGCCATGAACGGATCGCTGGTCCGCACGCTGGCCGACGGCGGGCAGCGCGCGGGCGTGTTCAATCGCGTGGAGTGGGACGGGACCGACGACAGCGGGCAGCGCGTGGCGAGCGGGGTCTACTTCTACCGGCTCGAGAGCGCCGGCGAAGTCCTGACGCGAAAAATGGTGCTGCTGAAGTAA